Proteins encoded in a region of the Lepidochelys kempii isolate rLepKem1 chromosome 22, rLepKem1.hap2, whole genome shotgun sequence genome:
- the ZBTB44 gene encoding zinc finger and BTB domain-containing protein 44 isoform X1, with protein sequence MGVKTFTHNSPAHSQEMLGKLNMLRNDGHFCDITIRVQDKIFRAHKVVLAACSDFFRSKLVGQAEDDSKSVLDLHHVTVTGFIPLLEYAYTATLSINTENIIDVLAAASYMQMFSVASTCSEFMKSSILWNTPNSQQDKMLDAGQENSANCNFTSRDGSLSPVSSECSVVERAIPVCRESRRKRKSYIVMSPESPLKCNTQTNSPQVLNPSASYAESRNQPVDSSLAFPWTFPFGIDRRLQSEKVKQVENSRTLELPGPSEAARRITDYVTCESTKASSPLVIEEDVRVKVERLSDEEVHEEVSQPVSASQSSLSDQQTVPGSEQVQEDLLISPQSSSIGSIDEGVTEGLPTLQSTSGTNAHADDDDRLENVQYPYQLYIAPSTSSTERPSPNGPDRPFQCPTCGVRFTRIQNLKQHMLIHSGIKPFQCDRCGKKFTRAYSLKMHRLKHEGKRCFRCQICSATFTSFGEYKHHMRVSRHIIRKPRIYECKTCGAMFTNSGNLIVHLRSLNHEASELANYFQSSDFLVPDYLNQEQEETLGQYELGEHGFESNSSVHMPVISQVSSTQNCESTFPLGSLGGLAEKEEDMPEQPKTNASAEATSDDPPKSELSSITIE encoded by the exons ATGGGTGTAAAAACGTTTACTCATAATTCCCCTGCTCACAGCCAGGAGATGCTTGGAAAACTTAACATGCTTCGCAATGATGGACATTTCTGCGACATCACCATTCGCGTACAGGACAAAATCTTCAGGGCACACAAGGTGGTCTTGGCAGCCTGCAGTGACTTCTTCCGCTCTAAGCTAGTTGGCCAAGCAGAAGATGACAGCAAGAGTGTATTAGATTTGCATCATGTGACAGTGACTGGCTTTATTCCCCTCCTGGAGTATGCTTACACAGCCACGCTGTCTATCAACACAGAAAATATTATTGATGTGTTGGCTGCAGCCAGCTACATGCAAATGTTCAGTGTTGCTAGCACATGCTCAGAATTCATGAAGTCGAGTATTTTATGGAATACGCCCAACAGCCAGCAAGACAAGATGCTAGATGCAGGACAAGAAAACAGTGCAAACTGCAACTTTACATCTCGAGATGGCAGCCTTTCTCCGGTTTCCTCCGAATGCAGTGTGGTGGAAAGAGCCATTCCTGTTTGTCGAGAGTCCCGAAGAAAGCGCAAAAGCTACATAGTCATGTCTCCTGAAAGTCCACTTAAGTGTAACACACAGACGAACTCCCCCCAAGTGCTCAATCCTTCAGCTTCCTATGCAGAGTCCAGAAATCAACCAGTAGACTCTTCCTTAGCTTTTCCTTGGACTTTTCCTTTTGGAATTGATCGAAGGCTTCAGTCTGAGAAGGTGAAACAGGTAGAGAATTCTAGGACTTTAGAACTGCCTGGTCCATCTGAAGCAGCCAGAAGAATTACTGATTATGTGACATGTGAGAGCACAAAGGCCAGTTCACCTCTTGTGATTGAAGAAGATGTGCGTGTCAAAGTGGAAAGGTTAAGTGATGAGGAGGTTCATGAAGAAGTATCGCAGCCTGTCAGTGCATCCCAGAGTTCTCTGAGTGATCAGCAGACAGTTCCAGGAAGTGAGCAAGTTCAGGAAGATCTCCTGATCAGCCCACAGTCTTCCTCTATAG GTTCAATAGATGAAGGGGTTACTGAGGGATTACCCACTCTCCAAAGTACCTCTGGCACTAATGCTCATGCAGATGATGATGATCG gTTGGAGAACGTTCAGTATCCCTACCAACTCTACATTGCCCCTTCTACCAGTAGCACAGAGAGACCCAGCCCAAATGGCCCGGATAGACCTTTTCAGTGCCCAACCTGTGGGGTCCGATTCACCCGCATTCAGAACTTAAAACAGCATATGCTCATCCACTCAG GCATTAAACCATTTCAGTGTGACCGTTGTGGGAAAAAGTTCACCCGAGCTTACTCGCTAAAGATGCATCGCCTGAAGCACGAAGGTAAACGCTGTTTCCGGTGCCAGATATGTAGTGCCACTTTCACTTCCTTCGGGGAATATAAACACCACATGCGGGTTTCCCGGCATATTATCCGCAAGCCTCGGATTTACGAGTGCAAAACATGTGGCGCCATGTTCACCAACTCTGGAAATTTAATCGTTCACCTGAGGAGTCTGAACCATGAAGCGTCAGAGCTAGCAAACTACTTCCAGAGCAG TGATTTCCTAGTCCCGGACTACTTAAACCAGGAGCAGGAAGAGACCCTCGGGCAATATGAGCTAGGAGAGCATGGGTTTGAAAGCAACTCCTCTGTCCACATGCCTGTCATTTCACAGGTCTCGTCGACTCAGAATTGCGAAAGCACTTTCCCCTTGGGGTCTTTGGGTGGGTTGGCAGAAAAAGAGGAAGACATGCCGGAGCAGCCAAAGACTAATGCCAGTGCCGAGGCAACCAGTGATGACCCCCCGAAATCAGAGCTGTCCTCTATTACTATTGAATAA
- the ZBTB44 gene encoding zinc finger and BTB domain-containing protein 44 isoform X2 → MGVKTFTHNSPAHSQEMLGKLNMLRNDGHFCDITIRVQDKIFRAHKVVLAACSDFFRSKLVGQAEDDSKSVLDLHHVTVTGFIPLLEYAYTATLSINTENIIDVLAAASYMQMFSVASTCSEFMKSSILWNTPNSQQDKMLDAGQENSANCNFTSRDGSLSPVSSECSVVERAIPVCRESRRKRKSYIVMSPESPLKCNTQTNSPQVLNPSASYAESRNQPVDSSLAFPWTFPFGIDRRLQSEKVKQVENSRTLELPGPSEAARRITDYVTCESTKASSPLVIEEDVRVKVERLSDEEVHEEVSQPVSASQSSLSDQQTVPGSEQVQEDLLISPQSSSIGSIDEGVTEGLPTLQSTSGTNAHADDDDRLENVQYPYQLYIAPSTSSTERPSPNGPDRPFQCPTCGVRFTRIQNLKQHMLIHSGIKPFQCDRCGKKFTRAYSLKMHRLKHEVIS, encoded by the exons ATGGGTGTAAAAACGTTTACTCATAATTCCCCTGCTCACAGCCAGGAGATGCTTGGAAAACTTAACATGCTTCGCAATGATGGACATTTCTGCGACATCACCATTCGCGTACAGGACAAAATCTTCAGGGCACACAAGGTGGTCTTGGCAGCCTGCAGTGACTTCTTCCGCTCTAAGCTAGTTGGCCAAGCAGAAGATGACAGCAAGAGTGTATTAGATTTGCATCATGTGACAGTGACTGGCTTTATTCCCCTCCTGGAGTATGCTTACACAGCCACGCTGTCTATCAACACAGAAAATATTATTGATGTGTTGGCTGCAGCCAGCTACATGCAAATGTTCAGTGTTGCTAGCACATGCTCAGAATTCATGAAGTCGAGTATTTTATGGAATACGCCCAACAGCCAGCAAGACAAGATGCTAGATGCAGGACAAGAAAACAGTGCAAACTGCAACTTTACATCTCGAGATGGCAGCCTTTCTCCGGTTTCCTCCGAATGCAGTGTGGTGGAAAGAGCCATTCCTGTTTGTCGAGAGTCCCGAAGAAAGCGCAAAAGCTACATAGTCATGTCTCCTGAAAGTCCACTTAAGTGTAACACACAGACGAACTCCCCCCAAGTGCTCAATCCTTCAGCTTCCTATGCAGAGTCCAGAAATCAACCAGTAGACTCTTCCTTAGCTTTTCCTTGGACTTTTCCTTTTGGAATTGATCGAAGGCTTCAGTCTGAGAAGGTGAAACAGGTAGAGAATTCTAGGACTTTAGAACTGCCTGGTCCATCTGAAGCAGCCAGAAGAATTACTGATTATGTGACATGTGAGAGCACAAAGGCCAGTTCACCTCTTGTGATTGAAGAAGATGTGCGTGTCAAAGTGGAAAGGTTAAGTGATGAGGAGGTTCATGAAGAAGTATCGCAGCCTGTCAGTGCATCCCAGAGTTCTCTGAGTGATCAGCAGACAGTTCCAGGAAGTGAGCAAGTTCAGGAAGATCTCCTGATCAGCCCACAGTCTTCCTCTATAG GTTCAATAGATGAAGGGGTTACTGAGGGATTACCCACTCTCCAAAGTACCTCTGGCACTAATGCTCATGCAGATGATGATGATCG gTTGGAGAACGTTCAGTATCCCTACCAACTCTACATTGCCCCTTCTACCAGTAGCACAGAGAGACCCAGCCCAAATGGCCCGGATAGACCTTTTCAGTGCCCAACCTGTGGGGTCCGATTCACCCGCATTCAGAACTTAAAACAGCATATGCTCATCCACTCAG GCATTAAACCATTTCAGTGTGACCGTTGTGGGAAAAAGTTCACCCGAGCTTACTCGCTAAAGATGCATCGCCTGAAGCACGAAG TGATTTCCTAG